The following are from one region of the Rhodopirellula sp. P2 genome:
- a CDS encoding nSTAND1 domain-containing NTPase, with protein sequence MMSHDFQPPSPRTNPFASRHTRPGAIPFRFDRNEGGSDEHFQKILAGLRQHRLGLIVGNHGSGKSTLLHGMAESLQAEFPGGKWIQLTGEPDRSPLRRCSSVLANDRAVREVQSTVSAGGVLVVDGAEQLSPWGRFQLRRRAQRAGHACLVTAHRDLRGFHVLHRTQVTAKLIEDLLQELLREHPDAHEKLRQARQGGWSDSLDDVTDVRELWSRLYDVVGLPAEKSESGCSSNRLAALPENCPDH encoded by the coding sequence ATGATGTCCCATGATTTCCAACCGCCGTCTCCACGCACGAATCCGTTTGCCAGTCGCCACACGCGACCGGGTGCGATCCCGTTTCGTTTTGACCGGAACGAAGGCGGTTCGGACGAGCACTTCCAAAAAATCCTGGCCGGTCTGCGGCAACATCGCCTCGGTTTGATTGTTGGGAACCACGGGTCGGGCAAGTCAACGTTGCTGCATGGGATGGCGGAATCCCTGCAAGCCGAATTCCCCGGCGGGAAATGGATCCAGTTGACCGGTGAACCCGATCGATCACCGCTTCGCCGGTGTTCCAGCGTGCTGGCGAATGATCGTGCTGTCCGCGAGGTGCAGTCCACGGTTTCTGCCGGCGGGGTGTTGGTCGTCGACGGAGCAGAACAATTGTCGCCCTGGGGCCGTTTTCAACTTCGACGTCGAGCCCAACGTGCGGGGCACGCTTGTTTGGTCACGGCCCACCGAGACCTGCGTGGCTTTCATGTGTTGCACCGAACCCAGGTGACCGCCAAGCTGATCGAAGACCTGCTGCAAGAATTGTTGCGGGAACACCCGGATGCTCACGAAAAATTGAGGCAGGCCCGCCAAGGAGGCTGGTCAGATTCGTTGGACGATGTCACCGACGTTCGCGAATTGTGGTCGCGACTTTATGATGTCGTGGGATTGCCAGCGGAGAAGTCTGAGTCAGGATGTTCCAGCAATCGTCTCGCCGCCCTTCCCGAAAACTGCCCCGACCACTGA
- a CDS encoding DUF3352 domain-containing protein, with protein sequence MAPEASAQSSATADTRTTVPAPRLLPSGTLAYLRVDNVNDIRADWGESSLGKMLEDPKMRPFVSDIYQILSDLFDQPGKEMGLTLDELRSLPQGQLAIALLEGPPPEEKTDEQKAEEEEDDDAIARRLRAKRRQQNSFAVAIMIDAGPNNQAMETLVGRLMELAEKNRFIVQNEQIGSIELTRLVRQRGNGDVIEWFEQDGFYVIGLGRTIAQSIAKKLNDEQRDTSQSSGRSRRSTTTSSPETETLAQNADFVAVMSRSIGAEAEIPQITFFVNPYGIAKRIIARSGSAFFIAPIVQDLGIEKIRGIGGSVFRGGEIIESVGHMHVLIDPPRDGFFGVLRPEDIEVSPPVWVPADAASFTCVGWDVETAFKNMGKIVNRFAGEGNFEKNLEKPAKERFDVSLTEEVFPLMTGRVVTIQRYQLPANWNSMARAIAIEVKDAKEADKLLEKVKAKVPPQRMTPEVIRGKTVYFSEKSTMDRAGIRVPENSVMLLGDWLLFCDSREIVTQMLRAEAGEIDRLADDEDYVLLTSELGAKLEGETPFLFQFNRDAESYRILYEMANSEETAQSIQNRGGDNPIAGRVADLMRRNDWPKWEDLEKYFSVSGIFGYDEPGGIHIGSLNLRPIE encoded by the coding sequence ATGGCACCCGAAGCCTCCGCGCAAAGCTCGGCGACCGCAGACACTCGGACCACCGTTCCGGCCCCCCGGCTGCTTCCTTCGGGAACGTTGGCCTACTTGCGAGTCGACAATGTCAATGACATTCGCGCTGACTGGGGTGAATCCTCGCTGGGGAAAATGTTGGAAGACCCCAAAATGCGTCCCTTCGTCTCGGACATCTACCAAATCCTGAGCGATCTGTTCGATCAACCCGGCAAGGAAATGGGGCTGACGCTCGACGAGCTCCGGTCACTGCCGCAAGGCCAGCTCGCAATCGCACTGCTCGAGGGCCCGCCTCCGGAAGAGAAAACGGACGAACAGAAGGCCGAGGAGGAAGAAGACGATGACGCAATCGCTCGCCGCTTGAGAGCCAAACGCCGCCAGCAGAATTCCTTCGCGGTGGCGATCATGATCGATGCCGGGCCAAACAACCAAGCGATGGAAACACTGGTTGGGCGTTTGATGGAGCTGGCTGAAAAGAATCGTTTCATCGTCCAGAACGAACAGATCGGTTCGATCGAACTGACACGTTTGGTTCGCCAGCGTGGCAATGGCGACGTCATCGAATGGTTCGAACAAGACGGCTTCTATGTCATCGGACTGGGGCGAACGATCGCTCAATCCATTGCCAAGAAACTGAACGACGAACAACGTGACACCAGCCAATCGTCCGGACGCTCGCGACGCTCTACCACCACCTCGTCTCCCGAAACCGAAACGCTGGCCCAAAACGCGGACTTCGTCGCGGTCATGAGTCGGTCGATCGGTGCGGAAGCAGAGATCCCGCAGATCACCTTCTTCGTCAATCCTTATGGCATCGCGAAACGAATCATTGCCCGAAGTGGTTCGGCGTTCTTCATCGCGCCGATTGTCCAGGACCTCGGCATCGAGAAAATTCGCGGGATCGGCGGCAGTGTTTTTCGCGGGGGTGAAATCATTGAATCAGTTGGACACATGCATGTGTTGATCGATCCTCCTCGTGATGGATTCTTCGGCGTGCTGCGTCCCGAGGACATCGAGGTCTCGCCGCCGGTTTGGGTTCCCGCCGACGCGGCCAGCTTCACCTGCGTGGGGTGGGATGTCGAAACAGCGTTCAAGAACATGGGCAAAATCGTCAACCGTTTTGCGGGCGAAGGCAATTTTGAAAAGAACTTGGAGAAGCCGGCCAAAGAACGATTTGATGTGTCGCTCACCGAAGAGGTGTTCCCATTGATGACCGGCCGCGTCGTCACCATCCAGCGTTATCAGTTGCCTGCCAACTGGAACTCCATGGCACGCGCAATCGCGATCGAGGTCAAGGACGCCAAGGAGGCCGACAAGTTGCTGGAAAAGGTCAAAGCCAAAGTGCCGCCGCAACGAATGACACCGGAAGTCATTCGAGGCAAAACGGTTTACTTCTCCGAGAAATCCACGATGGATCGGGCTGGAATTCGTGTTCCCGAAAACAGCGTCATGTTGCTCGGCGATTGGTTGCTGTTTTGTGACAGTCGTGAAATTGTCACGCAAATGCTCCGTGCCGAGGCCGGCGAAATCGATCGCTTGGCCGACGATGAAGACTACGTGCTGTTGACCAGCGAACTGGGAGCCAAACTCGAAGGCGAAACGCCGTTTCTGTTTCAGTTCAATCGTGATGCTGAGTCGTACCGCATCCTGTACGAAATGGCTAACTCGGAAGAGACCGCTCAGTCGATTCAAAACCGGGGCGGGGACAATCCCATTGCGGGGCGTGTGGCCGACTTGATGCGGCGGAATGACTGGCCCAAATGGGAAGACTTGGAAAAGTACTTCAGCGTCAGCGGCATCTTTGGCTACGACGAACCAGGCGGCATCCACATCGGTTCATTGAACCTTCGCCCGATCGAGTGA
- a CDS encoding BON domain-containing protein, translating to MKRTSQIVACLAASTLWIAMGSSAIAQQGGTGTGTGGQAEGTISQGLDPDAVFSEGIQRGGAVGANTASPVGAATVSQAGGGGGGGTGGGAFGGGFGGGGGLGAAFGSLFGGGNAGRGNTSSPAIRTRLRSAVEVAPLQSGRVQQSASSRLRGTSNLTTINGNLPGRMNSQSSRYDGVNVQIQDRTVTLSGMVRNESDRRMTELLMRLEPGVSRIDNQISVQP from the coding sequence ATGAAACGAACGTCTCAAATTGTAGCGTGCCTGGCCGCGTCCACTCTCTGGATCGCCATGGGATCGTCGGCGATCGCTCAGCAGGGTGGAACAGGAACCGGCACGGGCGGACAAGCAGAAGGGACTATCAGCCAAGGCTTGGATCCTGACGCGGTCTTCAGTGAAGGCATCCAGCGAGGCGGAGCAGTGGGTGCCAACACCGCATCGCCCGTCGGTGCGGCCACGGTGTCCCAAGCCGGCGGAGGAGGCGGTGGCGGCACGGGAGGCGGAGCGTTCGGCGGCGGATTTGGTGGTGGCGGTGGCCTCGGAGCGGCCTTTGGCAGCCTGTTTGGCGGCGGCAATGCAGGCCGCGGCAACACGTCCTCCCCAGCGATTCGAACTCGACTTCGCAGCGCCGTGGAAGTCGCACCACTTCAATCCGGTCGTGTGCAGCAGTCCGCCTCATCGCGTCTGCGCGGCACCTCGAATCTGACCACCATCAACGGCAACTTGCCCGGCCGTATGAATTCTCAATCCTCGCGTTATGATGGCGTGAACGTTCAGATCCAAGATCGCACAGTCACGCTGAGCGGCATGGTTCGCAACGAATCCGACCGCCGAATGACCGAATTGCTGATGCGTTTGGAACCCGGCGTCTCGCGGATCGACAACCAAATCAGCGTCCAACCCTGA
- the rlmN gene encoding 23S rRNA (adenine(2503)-C(2))-methyltransferase RlmN has translation MVSLPLVTTSDSESAGPRKKHLLNWSLDQLKEWLQEQGQKPFRAKQIRRWLFSGRATAFEEMTDLPAKLRAQLEEHFAIFNATEALVSKSKDGTEKILIRLVDGGEVECVLLRDGPRRSICVSSQVGCAMGCVFCASGLDGVDRNLTGGEILEQMLRLQQRLPATERLSHIVMMGMGEPLANLPGVLAALDVARNEDGLGISPRRITISTVGLPPAIDKLAATGIPYNLAVSLHAPNDELRSELVPINRKIGIEPVLEAADRYFHSSGRRLTFEYVLLGGINDGDEHARQLSQILRGRSVMMNVIPYNPVAGLPYRTPSGAAIARFRAILESAGVNVNFRQRKGDEINAACGQLRRNRGAQKAAK, from the coding sequence ATGGTCTCATTGCCGCTCGTCACGACCTCTGATTCGGAGTCCGCCGGCCCCCGTAAAAAGCACTTGCTGAACTGGTCGCTCGATCAGCTCAAAGAATGGTTGCAAGAGCAGGGCCAAAAGCCCTTCCGCGCCAAACAAATTCGGCGTTGGCTGTTTTCCGGACGAGCCACCGCGTTCGAAGAAATGACGGACTTGCCGGCCAAGCTGCGAGCTCAGCTGGAAGAGCACTTTGCGATCTTCAACGCGACCGAAGCGCTCGTCTCGAAGTCCAAGGACGGCACGGAGAAAATCCTGATCCGATTGGTCGACGGGGGCGAAGTCGAATGCGTGTTGTTGCGGGACGGTCCGCGACGCAGCATTTGCGTCAGCAGCCAAGTCGGCTGTGCGATGGGCTGCGTGTTCTGCGCCAGTGGACTGGATGGCGTGGATCGCAATCTGACCGGCGGCGAAATCCTGGAACAAATGCTGCGACTGCAGCAACGCCTGCCCGCCACCGAACGGCTCAGCCACATCGTGATGATGGGCATGGGCGAACCGCTGGCCAATTTGCCAGGTGTGTTGGCCGCTCTCGACGTCGCTCGCAATGAAGATGGGCTGGGCATCAGCCCGCGACGCATCACGATCAGCACGGTGGGATTGCCACCGGCGATCGACAAACTGGCTGCAACCGGGATCCCGTACAACCTGGCCGTCTCGCTGCACGCCCCCAACGATGAACTGCGAAGTGAGCTGGTCCCGATCAATCGCAAGATTGGAATTGAACCCGTCTTGGAAGCCGCGGATCGATACTTCCACTCCTCGGGTCGGCGTTTGACGTTCGAATACGTGTTGCTGGGCGGGATCAACGACGGCGACGAACACGCGCGTCAACTGAGCCAAATTCTGCGCGGCCGCAGCGTGATGATGAACGTGATCCCCTACAACCCCGTTGCGGGTTTGCCCTATCGAACGCCCAGCGGGGCCGCGATCGCGCGTTTCCGAGCGATCTTGGAATCCGCGGGGGTGAACGTGAATTTTCGGCAACGCAAAGGCGACGAAATCAACGCCGCATGCGGCCAACTGCGTCGGAACCGCGGCGCCCAGAAAGCCGCGAAGTAG
- a CDS encoding response regulator transcription factor: MSFSDSNSGNDGVLPYSSPSEVCTSETVGAESILLVDDTVVLRERMAVAMQSRGFRVTTAGNYDEAVAVFSQSPTDLAVLDLRMPGRSGLDLLRRVLEIKPDCRVLMLSGFGSIPASIDAVRAGAVNFLSKPADTDDILSAFIRGAGQNVPEGGLAFPAPSLARNEWEHIHRVLSDCGNNISEAARRLGIHRRSLQRKLRKRAPEDPKTPGADDVFEDDED; encoded by the coding sequence ATGAGTTTCTCTGATTCGAACAGCGGCAACGACGGTGTGCTGCCCTATTCCAGTCCATCCGAGGTGTGCACCTCCGAAACCGTGGGGGCAGAAAGCATCTTGCTGGTGGACGACACCGTCGTGCTTCGCGAACGGATGGCGGTGGCCATGCAAAGCCGTGGTTTTCGCGTCACAACGGCGGGCAACTACGACGAAGCCGTGGCCGTGTTCAGCCAATCACCAACCGATTTGGCGGTGCTCGATTTGCGAATGCCAGGTCGCAGTGGCTTGGATCTGTTGCGCCGCGTGCTGGAGATCAAACCGGATTGCCGCGTCCTGATGCTGTCCGGGTTTGGCAGCATTCCCGCCTCGATCGATGCGGTGCGTGCCGGTGCGGTCAACTTCTTGAGCAAACCCGCTGACACGGACGACATCTTGTCCGCCTTCATTCGCGGTGCAGGGCAAAACGTTCCCGAAGGCGGGCTGGCGTTCCCGGCACCGTCGCTGGCTCGGAACGAGTGGGAACACATTCACCGGGTGCTGTCTGATTGCGGCAACAACATCTCCGAAGCCGCTCGCAGGCTCGGCATCCACCGTCGGTCGTTGCAACGAAAGCTTCGCAAGCGAGCCCCCGAGGATCCCAAGACTCCCGGTGCGGACGACGTGTTCGAAGACGACGAAGACTGA